A region of Selenomonadales bacterium 4137-cl DNA encodes the following proteins:
- the traD gene encoding conjugal transfer protein TraD, producing MSSISTFATREAARIESLRKRRAEIDREIKVRSANANKVARKADTRDKIELGGLMRIAFETEGLRPDDLDMLLGGLIYVVRELKHNDNPPILAVWKSQGQAERITRAKAAEAKRRRTPITPEPLEPAYGDAPICPACGKGHIVPREKLGGKLGCDQYPACKYIAPEDEG from the coding sequence GTGAGTAGTATTAGCACTTTTGCTACGCGCGAAGCCGCGCGAATTGAAAGCCTGAGAAAGCGCCGGGCGGAGATTGACCGCGAAATTAAGGTCAGATCGGCCAACGCAAATAAAGTCGCCAGGAAAGCGGACACGAGGGACAAAATAGAGCTTGGGGGGCTTATGCGCATAGCGTTTGAGACCGAAGGGCTGCGGCCCGATGATCTCGATATGCTCCTGGGCGGCCTAATATACGTCGTTCGAGAACTCAAACATAACGATAACCCCCCCATCCTGGCCGTTTGGAAGAGCCAGGGCCAGGCAGAACGGATAACACGGGCAAAGGCGGCCGAGGCTAAAAGGCGACGGACGCCGATTACACCAGAGCCGCTAGAGCCGGCCTATGGTGACGCGCCGATCTGCCCGGCCTGCGGAAAAGGGCACATAGTTCCGCGCGAGAAGCTCGGCGGGAAATTAGGCTGCGATCAATACCCGGCGTGTAAGTATATCGCGCCCGAGGACGAGGGTTAA
- a CDS encoding ParA family protein, translated as MGNTKVVSVINWKGGVGKTTFTHHLGTGLQELSETNLSELLGTDTSPKVLLVDLDAQCNLSISCLSDDIFEKKVFTDKIGTIKDLFEKFLVDENANVDLSQYILKKSVRSSEGYIYTNVDLLVSHPDLIYTDMDIAVYAKPSFKANLMNKDIYKFRIVHNILKGVKDQYDFIFFDCPPNLNFITQNALYESDYYLIPTILDKLSSYGILSITHKVKDLNKAFSGSDANFHETNLAGIVSNNVREYSQEPKDSQSNVLTTLKNIFPNQVFENYLTNGDGIPKASASGYPVYAYKDKNANAKKQSEALINITKEFLARIK; from the coding sequence ATGGGCAATACTAAAGTAGTTAGTGTTATTAATTGGAAGGGTGGTGTTGGAAAGACGACATTCACGCATCACTTGGGGACCGGCCTTCAGGAGCTATCCGAAACTAATCTGTCTGAGCTTCTGGGAACTGACACCTCACCTAAGGTCCTCCTAGTCGACCTTGACGCTCAATGTAACCTTTCGATATCATGTCTAAGCGATGACATTTTTGAAAAGAAGGTATTTACCGACAAAATTGGTACAATCAAAGATTTGTTTGAGAAGTTTTTGGTCGATGAGAATGCAAATGTGGATTTAAGTCAATATATTTTGAAAAAATCTGTACGGTCCAGTGAGGGGTATATTTACACTAATGTAGATTTGCTAGTGTCACACCCTGACTTGATCTACACGGACATGGATATCGCTGTTTATGCTAAACCAAGTTTCAAAGCCAATTTAATGAATAAGGATATATATAAATTTCGCATAGTTCATAATATCTTAAAGGGAGTAAAAGACCAATACGATTTTATCTTCTTCGATTGTCCTCCAAATTTAAATTTTATAACGCAAAATGCATTATACGAGAGTGACTACTATCTAATCCCTACAATATTAGATAAACTATCATCATATGGTATTTTGTCAATTACTCATAAGGTGAAAGACCTGAATAAAGCGTTTTCCGGTTCTGACGCCAACTTTCATGAAACTAATTTAGCAGGAATTGTTTCTAATAATGTTAGAGAATATTCTCAGGAACCCAAAGACTCGCAAAGTAATGTTTTGACTACACTGAAGAATATTTTTCCTAATCAAGTTTTTGAAAACTACTTAACTAATGGAGATGGGATTCCCAAAGCATCAGCATCTGGATATCCTGTTTACGCATATAAAGACAAAAATGCAAACGCAAAGAAACAAAGTGAAGCGTTAATAAATATAACAAAAGAATTTTTAGCTCGGATTAAGTAG
- a CDS encoding S1 RNA-binding domain-containing protein — MSLYCDLSDLVTESDIEQKFIFPMLTNSNPLGLGYKPSDIRTKTIIRQVLIDKGSKQHYYFPDYLISLRGIPMMVVEAKGPNEDLTKAFSEARLYANEINSEFKHKLNVCEKIMVCNGREIWTGYFDQADPIVKLNFDEVFVGSKAFVNLIEFCSKDTLNSIVDKYYSDIKGKALYNTPVSKLGGKRVQDQELIENEYGRTLVFENRNIFDPQTEDDRIEIVNNAYVASAKREQHAEPLFKEIKKFKLPSEVNSTLISTDNPEEIVQKINKHIELKNDNYSLMLFIGTKGSGKTTFIRHFKEVFLKVNHIELYNQCEFIFINMNNAPGNKDKIYDWIIDATIQRIQDNHSEIDFTEFETIKKVFKKEIKEFEKGLGALLSSTPDKYNQELYSVLVNCTNNNQIKLKSYIKYLKETHTKIPIVVLDNCDKLLAEQQLLMFDVAQWLRDTFKCLILLPLRDTTYDNYRNTPPLDTVVKDLVFRIDPPDLFKVLQARLEYILRINANKLNEATTYTLENGITIHIEKNEQIQYFKKILQSIRNDRLTLKIFYNLSNRSIRDGIELFINFCKSGHVKAQDIFMIRVSGNEYEEQYSLPQHIILNTLLRKNRKYFDEEKSNFVNLFSSKYTDDLPDPFVRIDILSWLKDKLNVEGPSRVKGYHRVADIVADLELFGHKDEITMREIAVLSKRELIFAESQSFDIANEDLVKISPSGSVHLDLLENVTYLATCAENTLYKNSEIMIRISRRLSSPVYLEKISSIATALDMIGYLIDYRKEFITSPSVYLKDGTYLNSIDLNISYNAIKRLIDSDSEARQVFGFTEEFPVGTVVEAVVTNKKRNSINCHVENKIKGFLSILEQKYNLSSDNYEQLNIGDYIICKVLEFDFLHKSVQLEYVALSTKQNYVK, encoded by the coding sequence ATGTCTCTATACTGTGATCTGTCTGATTTAGTAACCGAGAGCGATATTGAACAAAAGTTTATCTTCCCGATGTTGACTAATAGTAATCCTTTAGGGTTAGGCTATAAGCCATCGGACATAAGAACAAAAACCATAATACGTCAAGTACTTATTGATAAGGGTAGTAAACAGCATTACTATTTTCCTGATTATTTAATAAGTTTGCGTGGAATACCTATGATGGTGGTTGAAGCTAAAGGACCCAATGAGGATCTTACAAAAGCGTTCTCAGAAGCAAGACTTTATGCTAATGAAATAAATTCTGAATTTAAGCATAAACTAAATGTTTGTGAAAAGATAATGGTGTGTAATGGACGAGAAATTTGGACCGGTTATTTTGATCAAGCAGATCCAATAGTTAAACTAAATTTTGATGAAGTATTTGTTGGAAGTAAAGCGTTTGTTAATTTAATCGAGTTTTGTTCGAAGGATACACTAAATTCTATTGTTGATAAATATTATTCTGACATTAAAGGAAAAGCACTGTATAATACTCCTGTATCAAAACTTGGTGGTAAAAGAGTCCAAGATCAAGAGTTAATTGAAAATGAGTATGGTAGAACTCTTGTGTTTGAAAATAGAAACATTTTCGATCCTCAAACAGAGGATGACAGAATCGAAATCGTTAATAATGCTTACGTGGCTTCCGCTAAACGAGAACAGCACGCAGAACCCCTGTTTAAGGAAATAAAGAAATTTAAATTACCAAGCGAGGTCAATTCTACTCTTATATCTACTGATAACCCGGAAGAGATAGTACAGAAAATAAATAAACATATTGAATTAAAAAATGATAATTATTCTTTGATGCTATTTATTGGAACTAAAGGGAGCGGTAAAACAACTTTTATAAGGCATTTTAAGGAAGTATTTTTGAAAGTTAATCATATTGAGTTGTACAACCAATGTGAATTTATTTTTATTAACATGAATAACGCTCCAGGAAATAAGGATAAAATATATGACTGGATTATTGATGCCACAATACAAAGGATTCAAGATAATCACTCGGAAATAGACTTCACAGAATTTGAAACAATTAAAAAGGTATTTAAAAAGGAAATAAAAGAGTTCGAGAAAGGCTTGGGAGCATTATTAAGTTCGACACCGGATAAATATAATCAAGAATTATATTCTGTTTTAGTAAATTGCACAAATAATAACCAAATTAAGTTAAAATCTTATATAAAGTATTTAAAAGAAACGCACACAAAGATTCCTATTGTGGTTTTGGATAACTGCGATAAATTACTAGCCGAGCAACAGCTTCTAATGTTTGATGTTGCTCAATGGTTAAGAGATACTTTTAAGTGCTTAATTCTTTTGCCATTGAGAGATACAACATATGATAATTATCGAAATACGCCGCCACTTGATACAGTAGTAAAAGACTTAGTTTTTAGAATAGACCCTCCTGATTTATTTAAGGTATTACAGGCAAGACTAGAATACATTTTGCGCATTAATGCAAATAAATTAAACGAAGCAACAACTTACACGCTGGAAAATGGAATTACAATTCATATAGAAAAGAATGAGCAAATACAATATTTTAAAAAGATATTACAATCGATCAGAAACGATCGATTGACGTTGAAAATTTTCTATAACTTATCTAATAGAAGTATACGAGATGGTATTGAATTATTTATTAATTTCTGCAAGAGTGGACATGTTAAAGCTCAGGATATATTTATGATTAGAGTTTCTGGTAATGAATATGAAGAACAATATAGCCTACCACAACATATAATACTCAATACATTGTTAAGAAAAAACCGAAAATATTTTGATGAAGAGAAGTCAAATTTCGTAAATCTATTTTCTTCAAAGTATACGGATGATTTACCTGATCCTTTCGTGAGAATAGATATTTTATCCTGGCTAAAAGATAAACTAAACGTTGAAGGTCCAAGTCGTGTCAAGGGTTACCATAGAGTAGCAGATATTGTTGCTGATCTGGAGTTATTTGGACATAAAGACGAGATAACTATGAGGGAAATTGCTGTCCTATCAAAAAGGGAATTGATTTTTGCCGAAAGCCAATCTTTTGATATAGCAAATGAGGATCTAGTCAAAATATCGCCTTCAGGCTCAGTTCATCTAGATTTATTAGAAAATGTAACATATTTGGCAACTTGCGCGGAAAATACGTTATATAAAAATAGTGAAATAATGATTAGAATTTCCCGCAGATTATCATCTCCTGTATATTTAGAAAAGATCTCGTCTATAGCAACTGCACTTGATATGATCGGTTATCTAATAGACTATAGGAAAGAGTTTATTACTTCGCCGTCTGTATATCTAAAGGATGGTACTTACTTAAACTCGATTGATTTAAATATATCTTATAATGCAATAAAACGACTTATTGATAGCGATTCAGAAGCAAGACAAGTATTTGGTTTCACAGAGGAATTCCCGGTTGGGACGGTTGTAGAAGCAGTTGTCACCAACAAAAAGAGAAACTCTATAAATTGTCATGTTGAGAATAAAATTAAAGGATTTTTATCGATACTCGAACAGAAGTACAATCTGTCTTCAGATAATTATGAGCAGCTAAATATTGGCGATTATATAATTTGCAAAGTATTAGAGTTTGACTTTCTCCATAAAAGTGTTCAATTAGAGTATGTCGCTCTTTCAACAAAACAAAATTATGTAAAGTAG
- a CDS encoding septation protein SpoVG family protein — protein MKVTKATFRHYTTPRDEGLRGFCSVVLDGVLVIDQIRIRNNKDGVMDIELPCCINKGRYYGIVSILTEPLLEEIRAECVEQYELFHIKRMTAINHPPVKPAGSNRRLTFG, from the coding sequence ATGAAAGTAACCAAGGCAACGTTTAGGCACTATACAACGCCGCGGGATGAGGGGCTGCGGGGATTCTGCTCGGTCGTGCTGGATGGCGTGCTGGTGATCGACCAGATAAGGATTCGCAACAACAAGGACGGGGTGATGGATATTGAGCTACCGTGCTGCATAAACAAAGGCCGCTACTACGGTATCGTTTCCATTCTTACGGAGCCGCTGCTGGAGGAGATCAGGGCTGAGTGCGTTGAGCAGTATGAGCTATTCCATATCAAGCGGATGACAGCGATAAACCATCCGCCTGTGAAGCCGGCCGGGTCGAACCGGCGGCTGACCTTCGGATAA
- a CDS encoding phage/plasmid primase, P4 family: MLNAATAQDDRLKAALFYASLGWSVFPVHTPDKDGHCTCGNPNCDRIGKHPRTVNGLKDATTDPAQIRKWWNWWLTANIGIATGGQSGLWVLDIDGDIGRDALEELIKDHSPLPDTVEAQTGGGGRHYLFRHNGTHIPNSSGKIGPKIDVRGDGGYIVAAPSLHKSGRCYAWDPAFYPGDIPIADAPAWLVAAATKTITTKKQESPEEIPEGSRNDTLFRMGCSLRNSGFSSSEILAALLKANKDRCNPPLKEKEVETIARSAARYEPKRVITSSGETPDLRVFRQTDVGNSERLIAVYGSRLRYCFAMRAWLIWDKKRWTMDSTGRIVEMAKEVLVQTRKAATVAGDDTLEKWAKSSETRSRITAMIELAQSLVPVRPDELDTDLWLLNCQNGVVDLRTGRLLPHNPQYLMTRICAAEYRPDSPRGLWEQTVTAILPDPDVRAFVQRFAGYSLTGSVREEKFLVLHGDGGAGKGTLTETLGATLGDYSDTLAVEVLLQNKTTSTGSEPTPEIAKLPGVRLLLASETGQGRILDEAKVKALTGGDRLTARRLRCDPFNFMPAFKLWLSTNHVPRIRGTDEGIWRRFLIVPFTQQFRDGQGRDSTLKERLRDPVVLSEVLSWAVTGCMEWQREGLREPDAVIQGTEQYRQECDTLEQFFEDECEKGLRCEAPVRSFYQAYKAWCYNNGHMPGSAATFGRMMEAKQYVKNKKNYGWVWAGIKEAVI, translated from the coding sequence ATGCTTAACGCTGCTACTGCTCAGGACGACAGGTTGAAGGCAGCGCTTTTTTATGCCTCCCTGGGCTGGTCAGTGTTTCCGGTCCATACTCCTGACAAAGACGGTCATTGTACTTGCGGGAATCCAAACTGCGACAGAATCGGCAAACACCCGAGGACAGTGAATGGACTGAAGGACGCCACTACAGACCCCGCCCAGATACGAAAGTGGTGGAACTGGTGGCTGACGGCCAACATCGGAATCGCGACTGGCGGACAGTCTGGTCTTTGGGTCCTTGATATCGACGGAGATATTGGTCGCGATGCGCTCGAAGAATTGATAAAGGATCACAGTCCTTTGCCGGACACAGTCGAAGCCCAGACGGGCGGCGGTGGCCGGCATTATCTATTCCGGCACAACGGTACCCATATCCCAAACTCATCCGGAAAGATTGGACCCAAGATCGACGTGCGCGGCGACGGCGGATATATCGTAGCCGCTCCAAGCCTTCACAAGTCTGGACGATGCTACGCCTGGGACCCGGCCTTTTACCCGGGCGACATTCCGATTGCCGACGCCCCGGCCTGGCTGGTAGCTGCAGCAACAAAAACCATAACGACCAAGAAACAGGAGAGCCCAGAGGAAATACCGGAGGGAAGTCGTAACGACACCTTATTCCGGATGGGCTGCTCTCTCCGCAATAGTGGGTTTTCATCCAGCGAGATTCTTGCCGCGTTACTGAAGGCGAACAAAGACCGATGTAATCCTCCCCTTAAGGAGAAAGAGGTTGAAACCATCGCCCGCTCGGCGGCACGCTACGAGCCTAAGCGGGTCATTACATCCTCCGGTGAAACACCCGATCTCCGCGTCTTCCGGCAAACTGATGTCGGCAACAGCGAACGCCTTATTGCCGTCTATGGCAGCCGCCTTCGGTATTGTTTTGCCATGCGGGCATGGCTGATCTGGGACAAAAAACGATGGACGATGGATAGCACGGGCCGGATCGTCGAGATGGCGAAGGAGGTCCTTGTCCAGACCCGAAAGGCGGCAACAGTAGCCGGTGATGATACGCTAGAGAAATGGGCAAAGTCGTCGGAAACAAGGTCCCGTATAACGGCAATGATCGAGCTAGCCCAGAGCCTGGTACCGGTAAGGCCGGATGAGCTAGATACCGACCTCTGGCTTCTCAACTGCCAGAACGGTGTTGTTGACCTACGCACCGGCCGCCTGCTTCCACATAATCCCCAGTACCTTATGACCCGCATCTGCGCGGCCGAGTATCGGCCGGATTCGCCCCGCGGGCTGTGGGAGCAAACGGTAACGGCAATATTACCGGACCCGGACGTTCGGGCCTTCGTTCAGCGGTTCGCCGGATACTCGCTTACCGGGAGCGTGCGAGAGGAGAAGTTCCTGGTTCTCCACGGTGATGGCGGAGCGGGCAAAGGTACCCTGACGGAGACGTTGGGCGCCACGCTGGGAGATTACTCAGATACTCTGGCCGTCGAGGTCTTGCTCCAAAATAAGACGACCAGTACAGGCAGTGAGCCCACCCCTGAGATCGCGAAATTACCGGGTGTGAGGCTCCTGTTGGCTTCTGAAACGGGCCAGGGCCGGATATTGGACGAAGCCAAGGTAAAGGCTCTGACAGGCGGTGATCGCCTCACAGCCCGGCGCCTGCGCTGCGATCCCTTTAACTTCATGCCGGCTTTCAAGCTCTGGCTATCAACGAACCACGTTCCTCGGATTAGAGGTACTGACGAGGGCATCTGGCGCCGGTTTCTGATTGTGCCCTTTACGCAGCAGTTCCGCGACGGCCAAGGCCGCGACAGCACGCTCAAGGAGCGGTTGCGTGACCCGGTCGTGTTATCGGAAGTCTTGTCATGGGCCGTCACCGGTTGCATGGAGTGGCAGCGGGAAGGGCTGCGGGAACCTGATGCTGTCATCCAGGGGACCGAACAATACCGCCAAGAGTGCGATACCCTGGAGCAATTTTTCGAGGATGAATGCGAAAAAGGGCTGCGATGTGAGGCACCTGTTCGGTCATTCTACCAAGCCTACAAGGCATGGTGCTACAACAATGGCCATATGCCGGGAAGCGCAGCCACCTTTGGCCGAATGATGGAAGCGAAGCAATACGTCAAGAACAAGAAGAACTACGGATGGGTTTGGGCTGGAATTAAAGAGGCTGTTATTTAG
- a CDS encoding phage portal protein, translating to MAFQLLKNLFTRPAPTEQTSIVTLPSGLAFKSYGGLSNSDIFLAGVNAVAKAASKLTVQAVVGEEGNRAPGDAQINRVLGLRPTPYSNTQEWLYRITALYFSKNDLWLWPHWDTGSLQAIWPVAPSSAEFVSDKTDLYVRFIFQNGNCSTLPYRDLIHLKRMPMQNDLLSETNQSITPAIQLASDQTQGLIAGIGQVQSPRGLLSFVQTLRPEDIEAQRKKFTESLRANNGIASIDAKATFQQLDIPPYSVNAPEQQAVASKIYAYLGVNAKIVDGSYTAEEYSNFVESTILPFARSLGIGLSVALLTEREIANDNRITVETAGRMAFASMADKINAIKEIMPLGVLNKNQALQILGLPQIEGPEGQKCLQSLNFVDQAIINAYQLSYKFKQPAGGPGEESEQ from the coding sequence ATGGCATTTCAACTTCTCAAGAACCTGTTCACGAGGCCGGCGCCGACAGAGCAGACGTCGATAGTGACCCTGCCATCGGGGCTAGCCTTCAAGAGCTACGGCGGCTTAAGCAATTCCGACATATTCCTGGCGGGGGTAAACGCCGTCGCCAAAGCCGCATCCAAGCTTACCGTTCAGGCCGTTGTTGGGGAGGAAGGAAATCGGGCGCCTGGCGATGCGCAAATCAATAGGGTCTTGGGGCTTCGGCCCACGCCGTACAGCAATACCCAAGAGTGGCTGTATCGAATAACCGCCCTATATTTCTCCAAGAACGACCTCTGGCTCTGGCCGCATTGGGACACCGGCAGTCTACAGGCTATCTGGCCGGTGGCGCCATCCTCAGCCGAGTTCGTGAGTGATAAGACGGACCTTTACGTGCGGTTTATCTTCCAGAACGGTAACTGCTCCACCCTTCCCTACCGTGACCTAATCCACCTAAAGCGGATGCCCATGCAGAACGACCTGCTGTCGGAGACCAACCAGTCCATCACGCCGGCGATTCAGTTGGCCAGCGACCAGACGCAGGGCCTAATAGCCGGCATCGGCCAGGTGCAAAGCCCCAGGGGGCTATTATCCTTCGTGCAAACGCTACGGCCGGAAGACATAGAAGCCCAGCGCAAGAAGTTCACTGAATCGCTAAGAGCCAACAACGGGATTGCGTCAATCGATGCCAAGGCCACCTTCCAGCAACTCGACATACCGCCCTACTCGGTCAATGCTCCCGAGCAGCAGGCGGTAGCTTCCAAGATTTACGCCTACCTTGGGGTGAACGCCAAAATTGTGGACGGGAGTTATACGGCGGAAGAATATAGCAACTTCGTTGAATCGACCATATTGCCCTTTGCACGTTCCTTGGGAATCGGGCTGTCCGTGGCTCTGCTCACAGAGAGGGAAATAGCAAATGACAACCGGATTACGGTCGAAACAGCCGGCCGTATGGCCTTCGCCTCTATGGCGGACAAGATCAATGCCATTAAGGAGATCATGCCGCTTGGCGTCCTCAACAAGAACCAAGCGCTACAAATCCTCGGCCTCCCGCAGATCGAAGGCCCCGAAGGCCAGAAGTGCCTCCAGAGCCTTAACTTCGTTGACCAAGCCATCATCAACGCGTACCAGCTCTCCTACAAGTTCAAACAACCTGCTGGCGGACCTGGAGAGGAAAGCGAGCAGTAA
- a CDS encoding phage major capsid protein, producing the protein MTVAEYFNKHKNLTGSQIEARKLAIRNELRTNHDANLEEIERELAALEEVVAHQAEKRGTSKAFNPLQNIGAENRDDNVYSTQEYRRAFFKNLKGLDLTDEERSVFNQGKAELRASTFGAASNMAAVIPTQTLNQILVKARAQLGVIGISRSFGIPSNLSVPVATPSGLTQFGGHSEGTAVDSDTPSIANVLFKPNETVKIFSLSRNAEATSIDALESYLIDELTAVMMNSLDNALINGAGGTAGAGLASIAWSAANSATYANGGVPKFTDLTGIASLLKAGYGANAKWVMSNQTLFSMVWGMTNTVSGQPIFVNNPQTEGIGYLLGRPVILDDYAGFGNFFFGSFDFLAYNLPLSITIEKSLESSFKQNLIDYKAVMIGDVQVIIADAFVKLSQAAA; encoded by the coding sequence ATGACTGTAGCCGAATACTTCAACAAGCACAAGAACCTGACCGGCTCCCAAATCGAGGCCCGCAAGCTTGCCATACGGAATGAACTGCGGACCAATCATGACGCTAACCTAGAAGAGATCGAGAGAGAACTTGCCGCCCTGGAGGAAGTCGTCGCCCACCAAGCGGAGAAGCGAGGCACCAGCAAAGCGTTCAACCCTCTTCAGAATATCGGCGCCGAGAACCGGGACGACAACGTTTACTCTACCCAGGAGTATCGCCGGGCGTTCTTCAAAAACCTAAAAGGCTTGGACCTGACCGACGAGGAGCGGAGCGTATTTAACCAAGGCAAAGCGGAGCTGCGGGCCAGCACCTTCGGTGCCGCTAGCAACATGGCGGCCGTCATCCCGACGCAGACACTGAATCAAATCCTCGTCAAAGCTCGGGCGCAGTTGGGCGTCATCGGCATATCCCGGTCGTTTGGGATTCCGTCCAACCTTTCCGTGCCTGTGGCGACGCCGAGCGGCCTGACGCAGTTTGGCGGCCACAGCGAAGGTACCGCCGTCGATTCCGACACTCCGAGCATAGCCAACGTCCTGTTCAAGCCGAATGAGACGGTGAAGATATTTAGCCTGTCCCGCAACGCGGAGGCCACCAGCATCGACGCGCTGGAAAGCTACCTGATCGATGAATTAACCGCCGTAATGATGAACTCGCTGGACAATGCCCTTATCAACGGCGCCGGCGGGACGGCCGGTGCGGGCCTCGCCAGCATCGCCTGGTCGGCGGCGAACTCCGCTACCTACGCCAACGGCGGGGTACCCAAGTTCACCGACCTGACGGGGATCGCTTCCCTCCTGAAAGCTGGCTATGGCGCCAATGCCAAGTGGGTCATGAGCAACCAGACATTATTCTCTATGGTCTGGGGCATGACCAACACGGTCAGCGGCCAGCCGATCTTCGTCAACAATCCGCAGACAGAAGGTATCGGCTACCTGCTTGGCCGCCCTGTTATCCTGGATGACTACGCGGGGTTCGGGAACTTCTTCTTCGGGAGCTTCGACTTCCTGGCCTATAACCTGCCTCTGTCGATCACGATTGAAAAGAGCCTGGAGTCGAGCTTCAAACAGAACCTGATCGACTACAAGGCCGTCATGATCGGCGACGTGCAGGTCATCATAGCCGACGCCTTCGTTAAGCTCAGCCAGGCCGCGGCGTAA
- a CDS encoding type II toxin-antitoxin system HicB family antitoxin, whose amino-acid sequence MSKNFWTLAAYEQEKLLGSATRAAISQAHASGLATSHADEEGRIYRLNPDGSREFYYPAVFSRAGDGVTVVFPDLPGCISCAADEDQALARAAEALTLYLKCSRQGGDTIPLPSPMTVIRPGPKELVKLVKPSD is encoded by the coding sequence GTGAGTAAAAATTTTTGGACCCTAGCGGCCTACGAGCAGGAAAAGCTCCTCGGCAGCGCGACCAGGGCGGCGATCAGCCAGGCCCACGCTTCCGGCCTGGCAACAAGCCACGCTGACGAGGAGGGCCGAATCTACCGTTTAAATCCAGACGGCAGCCGCGAATTTTACTACCCGGCCGTATTCTCCCGCGCCGGCGACGGCGTAACAGTGGTTTTTCCCGATCTTCCCGGCTGTATAAGTTGCGCGGCCGACGAAGACCAGGCGCTGGCCAGGGCGGCCGAAGCTCTGACGCTCTATCTGAAATGTTCCCGCCAGGGCGGTGACACAATACCGCTGCCGTCGCCGATGACAGTCATCCGACCGGGGCCGAAGGAGCTTGTGAAGCTCGTAAAACCGAGTGATTAA